The nucleotide sequence TAAAACACAGTGACCTCATTGTCTTCCGCCACTATCGATAGAATAGAAGCCTCTGGGTCGGCTTCCAAATTACCTTCCAAGGATTCGAGATATGCGGTTCTCGTATCGAATTCGAACAACGGCCCCTTGAGGTGAAAGTTCTCTGACAATAACGTTTCTAGCCCCGCGAGATCGGCGTTGCAAAAACTTTCGATAAACGATTTCGTTAGTGTTCTTGCGTCCAATGTAATACCTACGGAAGAGCGACCGGATACCCCATCCAAGTCCGAGGGACGTGCACGCGTATTTCGGAGTCTCGGCACTTTTTTCCGGGGTATTCAAGACAATGTTCCGAGGACTGGTTTTTACTTTAACTAACCGGCATAAGCAGATCATGCTCAATGAAGAACTCGGTATTAATTTCTTCACCGTCATTGATGTTATAGCTGCGCACACAACCTTGCAGAACTAGAAACCTATTCCTAGCCTGCTCACCCTCTCTAAGCAAGATCGTGCCCTTGGGATATTCTCGTATATCGCTTTGCTCATGGATGATCTGAATTTCATCGTCTGAAAAAGTCGTAAACTGCGACAGAAATTGAACGAGTTGGTCGGTTGACTTTGGCATGGCGATCAGATATTAGCTTATAAGTGAAAAACGGAACAATACAGCAGCATATGCCTATTTATCCGCATACTTGTCGTTGAAGACAAACCATTCTTTTGAATTACAATGTCTGCACACCAATTTTAAATACCAACGCTCCGAGTGGTGAAAATGTAGTGTAACTTGATGCTTCCATTGACGCCGTCAACATAAAGTTTTTCAAAAATCGTTTTTTATATCCCGACTCTACGAACGCCGAAACAACGCTGACTGAATCATATACTGTTTGAGTTGAAAAAGCGCAACACGACGACGTACCCAAACTTTTTTCAAATACATCTATACCGGCGCCGTATTTAAGATACCAACCTTCAAACCTATGGTGTATAGATTTGTATAGACGCCAGGACTCCACTGTTCGAAATATGTCATAGCTAGTCGGATTTCCCAATAAGTCAACACTCTCTCCTCTTTTTGCCCAATCGATCGGCGACATGGAACGAAATGACAGACCTAGGGTGACGGAGTTGTTATAACGATATTCTGCTGAAAACGATACTCCCTGCAGGAGAACCTTGGCTTTCTTTAAATCAAGACCGCTAGACAATTCGTAAGCAGGAAAATAGCTACCACCCAGAATAGTTTCTACACCTATTCCGAATTGATTCCGCGATTGTTTTGAATGGAAGGTTTCAATGTCAGGAAAATCAACCAAAGTTATATTTTCGTCTGTGTAGCCATCAAAAATATATTCCGTTTTATGGCCAACGATTGCTCCCCCCACACTACCGAAGAGCGCGCAAAATACTGGTACCAGTGTAAGATTAAAAAGCTT is from Gammaproteobacteria bacterium and encodes:
- a CDS encoding cyclic nucleotide-binding domain-containing protein codes for the protein MPKSTDQLVQFLSQFTTFSDDEIQIIHEQSDIREYPKGTILLREGEQARNRFLVLQGCVRSYNINDGEEINTEFFIEHDLLMPVS
- a CDS encoding nuclear transport factor 2 family protein; its protein translation is MPRLRNTRARPSDLDGVSGRSSVGITLDARTLTKSFIESFCNADLAGLETLLSENFHLKGPLFEFDTRTAYLESLEGNLEADPEASILSIVAEDNEVTVFYTYKENLISQHFRCNQGKIVDTILVFNTQNIAK